Proteins from a genomic interval of Clostridium sp. AN503:
- a CDS encoding 3-isopropylmalate dehydratase, producing the protein MEQFTGRVWVLGDDIDTDIIIPTEYLALKTIDDMKQYGFSPLRPELAAQIKAGDIIVAGKNFGCGSSREQAPEVIKALGIRCILAKSFARIFFRNSINNGLLLIEQPDLYDDMKEGDSITVTVNQDVDYNGKRYPIASLPDNLVEIINAGGLVKAMRKRNGLT; encoded by the coding sequence ATGGAACAGTTTACAGGCAGGGTCTGGGTACTGGGAGATGATATTGATACGGATATCATCATTCCCACGGAGTACCTGGCCTTGAAGACAATAGACGATATGAAGCAGTACGGCTTTTCTCCGCTGAGACCGGAGCTTGCCGCACAGATCAAAGCGGGCGATATCATTGTGGCGGGCAAGAATTTTGGCTGCGGTTCCTCCAGGGAGCAGGCGCCGGAGGTCATAAAGGCACTGGGGATCCGGTGTATCCTCGCCAAATCCTTTGCACGCATCTTTTTCCGCAATTCCATCAACAACGGGCTGCTTCTGATCGAACAGCCGGATCTGTATGATGATATGAAGGAAGGGGATTCCATTACGGTCACGGTCAATCAGGATGTGGACTACAATGGCAAGAGATACCCGATCGCATCCCTGCCGGACAATCTGGTGGAGATCATAAATGCAGGCGGGCTTGTGAAGGCCATGAGAAAGCGCAACGGGCTTACCTGA
- a CDS encoding Sir2 silent information regulator family NAD-dependent deacetylase, translated as MFLKTGTKRSMNGCCDRTENAAGCRDHTTNAAAELADCLKKAEAVVVGAGAGLSVSAGFTYSGERFHRYFQDFADHYGITDIYSGGFYPYRTLEEYWAWWSRHIYYNRYVDAPVPVYRELLSMVKDKEYFVLTTNVDHQFQTAGFDKDHLFYTQGDYGLWQCSVPCHRRTYDNEQTVRRMVTEQKDLRIPSELIPYCPVCGAPMTMNLRVDNTFVEDEGWHVAAGRYQDFMDQHEGGRILFLELGVGMNTPGIIKYPFWQMTLQNEHAVYGCINLSEAYVPEEIEARSVCISGDIGEALKCVRESMNSDIRQETSSHQE; from the coding sequence ATGTTTTTAAAGACAGGGACAAAGAGATCTATGAACGGCTGCTGTGACCGGACAGAGAACGCGGCAGGCTGCCGGGATCATACCACGAACGCGGCCGCAGAGCTGGCTGACTGTCTAAAGAAAGCTGAGGCGGTGGTGGTAGGCGCGGGGGCAGGCTTGTCTGTTTCGGCAGGTTTTACTTACTCTGGTGAGCGCTTCCACAGATATTTCCAGGACTTTGCCGATCATTACGGGATCACGGATATCTATTCCGGCGGGTTTTATCCATACCGCACGCTGGAAGAATACTGGGCGTGGTGGAGCAGGCATATTTATTACAATCGTTATGTGGACGCCCCGGTACCTGTTTACAGAGAACTCTTAAGTATGGTAAAGGATAAGGAATATTTTGTCCTTACGACCAATGTGGACCACCAGTTTCAGACTGCCGGGTTTGATAAGGACCATCTGTTTTATACTCAGGGGGATTATGGGCTGTGGCAGTGTTCCGTGCCGTGCCACCGCAGGACCTATGACAATGAACAGACGGTGAGGCGGATGGTGACGGAGCAAAAAGACCTGCGCATCCCGTCGGAGCTGATTCCTTACTGCCCGGTCTGCGGCGCGCCCATGACCATGAACTTGAGGGTGGACAATACCTTTGTGGAGGACGAGGGCTGGCATGTGGCTGCAGGCCGGTACCAGGATTTCATGGATCAGCACGAGGGAGGGCGCATCCTGTTTCTGGAGCTGGGAGTGGGGATGAATACCCCCGGGATCATCAAATACCCGTTCTGGCAGATGACCCTTCAGAATGAACATGCTGTCTACGGATGTATCAATCTGTCGGAAGCATATGTCCCGGAGGAGATTGAGGCGAGGTCTGTCTGTATTTCCGGCGATATCGGCGAGGCGCTGAAGTGCGTCCGGGAGAGCATGAACTCCGATATCCGGCAGGAAACGTCATCTCATCAAGAATAA
- a CDS encoding NAD(P)-dependent oxidoreductase: MKIAVVCANGKAGKLIVKEALHRGLEVTAVVRGANQSLAEKVIQKDLFDLTASDLEGFDVVVDAFGAWTPETLPLHSSSLKHLCDILSGSDTRLLVVGGAGSLYVNKVHTAQVMDGADFPDMFKPLASNMGKALQELRAREDVRWTYISPAGDFQADGARTGRYIMGGEELTLNSRGESVISYADYAAALVDEAVNGEHIRQRISVVAE, translated from the coding sequence ATGAAAATAGCAGTAGTCTGTGCAAATGGAAAAGCAGGGAAGCTTATTGTGAAAGAGGCGCTTCACAGAGGGCTGGAGGTGACGGCTGTAGTGCGCGGCGCAAACCAGTCTTTGGCAGAGAAGGTGATCCAGAAAGATCTTTTTGATCTGACGGCTTCCGATCTGGAAGGCTTCGACGTGGTGGTGGACGCGTTCGGCGCGTGGACACCGGAAACCCTGCCGCTGCACAGCAGTTCCTTAAAGCATCTCTGTGATATCTTAAGCGGCAGTGATACCAGGCTGCTGGTCGTCGGAGGGGCGGGCAGCCTGTACGTCAACAAGGTGCACACCGCTCAGGTGATGGACGGAGCAGATTTCCCGGATATGTTTAAGCCGCTGGCGTCCAATATGGGGAAAGCGCTGCAGGAGCTTCGCGCCAGGGAGGATGTGAGATGGACCTATATAAGCCCCGCCGGGGATTTCCAGGCGGATGGGGCCAGGACCGGCAGATACATTATGGGCGGAGAGGAGCTGACTCTGAATTCCAGAGGCGAGAGCGTGATCAGCTATGCGGATTATGCGGCTGCGCTGGTGGATGAGGCGGTAAACGGAGAACATATCCGGCAGAGGATTTCAGTGGTGGCGGAGTGA
- a CDS encoding aconitase/3-isopropylmalate dehydratase large subunit family protein — translation MGMTIAEKIIALAAGVPEVKAGDIHTVNLDRMMSNDGTTHLTVDMYHNKLKHPHIADTKKMVFIVDHNVPSDSPKTAASQKKMRDFARENGIDFWEGKGVCHQIMMEHYVRPGELIFGADSHTCTYGALGAFGTGVGCTDLLYGMVTGTSWVLVPETVKFNLVGKLPEGVYPRDLMLTIIGEIGANGVNYQVMEFTGEGTKNLSVNDRMVLCNLAVEAGAKTAIFEADEIALAYLKARGREPKAVFQSDADAVYEREYTFDLSKIQPVAARPDFVDDVVPAREVCGVHIDEAFLGSCNNGRIDELRVGAAIVKGRKISDHVRFLVVPASQEVYLQALEEGLIATFMESGAIVMNPNCSVCWGSCQGVIGENEVLISTGTRNFKGRAGHPSSRVYLGSAATVAASAVKGEICTADML, via the coding sequence ATGGGAATGACGATAGCAGAGAAGATCATAGCTCTCGCTGCCGGAGTGCCGGAGGTGAAGGCGGGAGATATCCATACGGTGAATTTGGACCGGATGATGAGCAATGACGGGACCACCCACTTAACGGTGGATATGTATCACAATAAACTGAAACACCCCCATATTGCGGATACGAAAAAGATGGTGTTCATCGTAGACCACAACGTTCCCTCCGACAGCCCAAAGACAGCGGCGTCCCAGAAAAAGATGCGGGATTTTGCAAGAGAGAACGGGATTGATTTCTGGGAAGGGAAAGGCGTGTGCCACCAGATCATGATGGAGCATTATGTAAGGCCCGGCGAGCTGATCTTCGGAGCGGACAGCCATACCTGCACCTATGGCGCGCTGGGGGCTTTTGGTACTGGTGTGGGCTGCACGGATCTGTTGTACGGCATGGTGACGGGGACATCCTGGGTTCTTGTGCCGGAAACTGTAAAGTTCAATCTGGTTGGGAAGCTTCCTGAGGGTGTGTACCCCCGTGATCTGATGTTGACCATCATCGGCGAGATCGGAGCCAACGGCGTCAATTACCAGGTGATGGAGTTTACGGGCGAGGGGACAAAGAATTTAAGCGTCAACGACCGTATGGTGCTCTGTAACCTGGCAGTGGAGGCTGGGGCAAAGACCGCCATCTTTGAGGCGGATGAGATCGCCCTTGCGTACTTAAAGGCACGCGGGCGCGAGCCGAAGGCGGTGTTTCAAAGCGATGCGGACGCGGTGTATGAGAGAGAGTACACCTTTGACTTGTCGAAGATCCAGCCGGTGGCGGCAAGACCGGATTTCGTGGACGACGTGGTTCCTGCCAGGGAAGTCTGCGGCGTACATATTGACGAGGCATTCCTCGGCTCCTGCAACAACGGGCGTATCGATGAGCTTCGGGTGGGAGCTGCCATTGTAAAGGGCAGAAAGATATCCGATCATGTGCGTTTTCTGGTGGTTCCGGCCAGCCAGGAGGTCTATTTGCAGGCTCTGGAGGAAGGGCTGATCGCAACCTTTATGGAGAGCGGCGCGATCGTGATGAACCCCAACTGCAGCGTCTGCTGGGGAAGCTGCCAGGGCGTGATCGGGGAGAATGAGGTCCTGATCAGCACCGGCACGAGAAATTTCAAGGGACGCGCAGGTCATCCCAGCTCCAGGGTGTATCTGGGGTCGGCGGCTACTGTGGCGGCTTCTGCGGTCAAGGGAGAGATCTGCACGGCGGATATGCTGTGA
- a CDS encoding LysR family transcriptional regulator: protein MDQNLSQYRIFYAVAKAGNISKAAKELYISQPAISKSISKLEDSLNTTLFTRNSRGVQLTEEGQVLFEHTQAAFDELNIGEQELKRIREFNLGHIRIGVSNTLCRFIMVTYLKGFIEKYPHIKITIESQSTTHTLSMLDQQRIDIGLVAEPRPQKNLVFLPVMEIEDIFVATPSYLENLRLREGADADVFQVGNIMLLDKNNLTRNYIDDYMSLSHITANSLLEVTTLDLLIEFARIGLGIGCVIKEFVKDDLESGRLVEVPLDTPIHKRTIGFAYHSNRTSKALETFIDFCRTEP, encoded by the coding sequence ATGGACCAGAACCTGTCACAATACCGTATTTTCTATGCCGTTGCAAAGGCCGGAAACATCTCAAAAGCGGCAAAGGAGCTGTATATCAGCCAGCCTGCCATCAGCAAATCCATCAGCAAACTGGAGGACAGCTTAAACACCACGTTGTTTACCCGCAACTCCCGCGGCGTGCAGCTCACGGAGGAGGGACAGGTCCTGTTTGAGCACACCCAGGCGGCCTTTGACGAACTGAACATCGGCGAACAGGAGTTAAAGCGGATCCGGGAGTTCAATCTGGGACACATCCGCATCGGCGTCAGCAACACCCTGTGCCGTTTTATCATGGTGACTTATTTAAAGGGATTTATTGAAAAATACCCCCATATCAAGATCACGATCGAGAGCCAGTCCACCACCCACACCCTGTCCATGCTGGACCAGCAGCGCATCGACATCGGCCTGGTGGCGGAGCCAAGACCCCAGAAGAACCTGGTATTCCTGCCGGTGATGGAGATCGAGGACATCTTTGTGGCAACGCCCAGCTATCTTGAGAACCTGCGGCTTCGGGAGGGCGCGGACGCGGACGTGTTCCAGGTGGGCAACATCATGCTGCTCGACAAGAACAATCTCACCCGCAATTATATCGACGACTACATGAGCCTCAGCCATATCACCGCCAACAGCCTGTTGGAAGTGACGACGCTGGATCTTTTGATTGAATTTGCCCGGATCGGGCTGGGGATCGGATGTGTGATCAAAGAATTCGTGAAGGATGATTTAGAGAGCGGGCGGCTGGTCGAAGTCCCCCTTGACACTCCCATACATAAACGGACGATCGGTTTTGCCTACCACTCAAACCGGACTTCCAAAGCCCTGGAAACCTTTATTGATTTCTGCCGGACGGAGCCTTGA
- the leuD gene encoding 3-isopropylmalate dehydratase small subunit (catalyzes the isomerization between 2-isopropylmalate and 3-isopropylmalate in leucine biosynthesis), protein MSVGKIFKFHNDLDTDQIIASQYLLLPNIEEMKVHTFESLDPEFPGKVKPGDYVVGGENFGCGSSREQAPSVLKALGVQAVVAKSFARIFYRNAINIGLPVIVCKELPDAVQTGDEMELSLTEGVAKANGTTYSCTKLPEYMQTILSQGGLIASLNREEE, encoded by the coding sequence ATGTCAGTGGGTAAGATCTTTAAATTTCATAATGACCTTGATACGGACCAGATCATAGCGTCCCAATATCTTTTGCTGCCCAACATAGAGGAGATGAAGGTACATACATTTGAGTCCCTGGACCCGGAATTCCCGGGCAAGGTGAAGCCGGGCGATTATGTGGTCGGCGGGGAGAATTTTGGCTGCGGTTCTTCCAGAGAACAGGCGCCCAGCGTGCTTAAGGCCCTGGGAGTCCAGGCAGTGGTGGCAAAGTCTTTTGCCCGTATATTCTATCGCAACGCCATCAACATCGGTCTGCCGGTGATCGTGTGCAAGGAGCTGCCGGATGCGGTGCAGACCGGGGATGAGATGGAGCTGTCTCTGACGGAGGGCGTGGCGAAAGCCAATGGAACCACCTATTCCTGTACGAAGCTGCCGGAGTATATGCAGACCATACTGAGCCAGGGCGGGCTGATCGCATCACTGAACAGGGAGGAGGAGTAA
- a CDS encoding protein-ADP-ribose hydrolase — MTQQERLLWLIKYLMEEDSEYNRIRVPGSVPEQKRLLRSLMNVRPPKPVTEEFLQIQDAYLNEETREKGIVRPEDLEPVRDGIYLWQGDITRLQVDAVVNAANSALLGCFIPCHGCIDNAIHSAAGVQLRQECAAVMGRQGRAEDTGGAKITKAYNLPCRYVIHTVGPIVYGDLTEEDCGLLASCYQSCLELASNYGLRSIAFCCISTGEFHFPNEKAAETAIETVDAFRRKTGTEMEVIFNVFKDRDKEIYERLL, encoded by the coding sequence ATGACACAGCAGGAGAGGCTTTTGTGGCTGATCAAATATCTGATGGAGGAAGATTCTGAATATAACAGGATCCGGGTGCCGGGATCCGTACCGGAGCAGAAGCGTCTTCTGCGCTCTCTGATGAACGTCCGTCCGCCGAAGCCGGTCACAGAAGAATTTTTACAGATCCAGGATGCTTATCTGAATGAAGAAACAAGAGAAAAAGGGATCGTGCGCCCGGAGGATCTGGAGCCTGTCCGGGATGGGATCTATCTGTGGCAGGGGGATATCACCCGTTTGCAGGTGGACGCTGTCGTGAATGCAGCTAACAGCGCGCTTCTGGGATGTTTCATTCCCTGCCACGGCTGTATTGACAATGCCATCCACTCGGCAGCAGGGGTACAGCTCAGGCAGGAATGTGCTGCGGTTATGGGGCGGCAGGGGCGTGCGGAGGATACCGGAGGGGCAAAGATCACAAAGGCGTACAATCTTCCGTGCCGTTATGTGATCCACACAGTCGGGCCTATTGTGTACGGGGATTTAACGGAAGAAGATTGTGGGCTGCTGGCATCCTGCTACCAATCCTGCCTGGAGCTGGCATCGAATTATGGGCTGAGGAGTATCGCATTCTGCTGTATTTCCACCGGGGAGTTCCATTTTCCCAATGAAAAGGCGGCAGAGACCGCCATAGAAACTGTCGATGCATTCCGCAGGAAAACAGGCACGGAGATGGAGGTTATATTCAATGTTTTTAAAGACAGGGACAAAGAGATCTATGAACGGCTGCTGTGA
- the ybaK gene encoding Cys-tRNA(Pro) deacylase, with amino-acid sequence MKAHKTEKTNVMRLLDAAGIPYRTQEYEVDEKDLSGVHVAESIGQDVDTVFKTLVLKGEKTGYLVCCIPVAEELDLKKAARAAGDKKVEMLPMKELLPVTGYIRGGCSPVGMKKKFPTYIEEMAELFDEIAVSAGIRGAQVILNPEDLRQYIEAVFADLTQE; translated from the coding sequence ATGAAGGCGCATAAGACAGAGAAAACCAATGTGATGCGGCTGTTGGATGCGGCGGGGATCCCTTACCGGACTCAGGAATATGAGGTGGATGAAAAGGATCTGTCCGGAGTCCATGTGGCGGAGTCGATCGGACAGGATGTGGACACGGTATTTAAGACCCTGGTGCTAAAGGGAGAGAAGACCGGTTATCTGGTCTGCTGCATCCCAGTGGCAGAAGAGCTGGACTTAAAGAAAGCCGCGAGAGCAGCGGGCGACAAGAAGGTGGAGATGCTTCCCATGAAGGAGCTGCTCCCGGTCACCGGATATATCCGCGGCGGCTGTTCTCCCGTGGGAATGAAAAAGAAGTTTCCTACCTATATAGAAGAAATGGCGGAGCTGTTCGATGAGATTGCAGTCAGCGCCGGCATACGGGGAGCGCAGGTCATCTTAAATCCAGAGGATCTGCGCCAGTATATTGAGGCAGTATTTGCTGATCTGACACAGGAATAA
- a CDS encoding 3-isopropylmalate dehydratase large subunit yields MGQTIIEKIISRNIGAQSVKPGDIVTVNVDRVMLDDIMIPFIVDKFKEMGFAKLWDPDMVVLIYDHLVPASQQDDTRHYKIGDAFVEQYGIRNIHRSDGICHQLMTEAGYVKPGDVVFGTDSHTTTYGCVGAFSTGIGYTEMAAILGTGSLWVKVPETIRIQIDGTLPEGVMSKDIILRIIGNLGADGATYRALEFTGSTVEEMSISSRMTMANMAIEAGAKCALFTPDEKTAEYCGIELDEFQKQLKGDADAVYLKTMTYRAEEFVPVMACPSQVDKIRNVSELEGTVIDQVFIGSCTNGRLEDLQAAAKVLEGKKVAPFVKLIVTPASRKVYEQAAACGTLKILAEAGAIITHPGCGLCCGRTGGILSDGERVVATNNRNFLGRMGTSKVEIYLASPATAAACAVAGKITDRR; encoded by the coding sequence ATGGGACAGACAATCATAGAAAAGATCATATCCCGCAATATTGGCGCCCAGTCCGTAAAGCCGGGCGATATCGTGACCGTGAATGTGGACCGGGTAATGCTGGACGACATCATGATCCCGTTTATTGTAGATAAGTTTAAAGAGATGGGATTTGCAAAGCTCTGGGATCCGGATATGGTAGTTTTGATCTACGATCATCTGGTGCCGGCGAGCCAGCAGGACGATACCCGCCATTATAAGATCGGGGATGCATTCGTAGAACAGTACGGGATACGCAACATCCACCGCAGCGACGGCATCTGCCACCAGCTGATGACGGAGGCAGGGTATGTGAAGCCCGGGGATGTGGTATTTGGGACGGACAGCCACACCACGACCTACGGCTGTGTGGGAGCGTTTTCCACCGGGATCGGTTACACGGAGATGGCGGCGATCCTGGGAACCGGAAGCCTCTGGGTGAAGGTTCCGGAGACCATCCGGATCCAGATCGACGGGACGCTGCCGGAGGGGGTCATGTCCAAGGATATCATCCTGCGGATCATCGGGAATCTGGGGGCGGACGGAGCCACCTACCGGGCCCTTGAGTTTACCGGAAGTACCGTGGAGGAGATGTCCATCTCCAGCCGTATGACCATGGCGAACATGGCGATCGAGGCGGGGGCAAAGTGCGCTCTGTTTACGCCGGATGAGAAGACGGCGGAGTACTGCGGGATTGAGCTGGACGAATTCCAGAAACAGTTAAAAGGCGACGCGGACGCTGTATATTTAAAGACTATGACTTACCGGGCGGAGGAATTTGTGCCGGTGATGGCATGCCCGTCCCAGGTTGATAAGATCCGAAACGTCAGCGAGCTGGAGGGGACCGTCATTGACCAGGTGTTTATCGGCTCCTGTACCAATGGGCGTCTGGAGGATCTGCAGGCGGCGGCGAAGGTGCTGGAGGGCAAAAAGGTGGCGCCTTTTGTGAAGCTGATCGTGACCCCGGCCAGCCGGAAGGTCTATGAGCAGGCGGCGGCCTGCGGCACGCTGAAAATTCTGGCGGAAGCCGGAGCCATCATCACCCATCCGGGCTGTGGCCTTTGCTGCGGACGGACCGGCGGGATACTAAGTGACGGGGAACGGGTCGTGGCGACCAATAACCGGAACTTCTTAGGACGGATGGGTACTTCAAAGGTAGAGATCTATCTGGCCTCCCCTGCAACGGCGGCGGCCTGTGCCGTGGCAGGAAAGATCACGGACAGGAGATAG
- a CDS encoding cell wall hydrolase, producing the protein MFPLCSFLQSVCQFVSTLITPVVHVTKRMYRTSAVILSGAAVVAVMTFTSVGFAGGGHNALTAYAETPSGQDAPEEEKETEEIALLTEAKIQLHLTDSDSLKSGQLLVGNTLARNVQDELEIRQERRAVVEETREQIRQIEGERQRIAAEEAKRRAEEERIRKAEEARKAAAVVRYSDQDYEVLKRIVEAEAGICDTKGRILVANVILNRVRSDEFPDNITDVVYQKSQFSPVYDGRLNTCKVTDQTVEAVNRALAGEDYSQGALYFMNRKRSQSGNVRWFDGKLTFLFQHEKHEFFK; encoded by the coding sequence ATGTTTCCATTATGCTCATTTCTTCAGTCGGTCTGCCAGTTCGTCAGCACACTGATCACTCCGGTGGTCCATGTGACGAAGCGGATGTACCGCACTTCGGCAGTGATCCTGTCGGGAGCGGCAGTGGTAGCCGTGATGACTTTTACTTCTGTCGGATTTGCAGGAGGCGGACACAATGCACTGACTGCATACGCAGAGACGCCTTCTGGACAAGATGCGCCGGAGGAGGAAAAGGAGACTGAAGAAATTGCACTGCTTACAGAAGCGAAGATACAATTACATCTTACGGATTCAGACAGCCTGAAAAGTGGACAACTGCTGGTTGGCAATACACTGGCAAGAAATGTACAGGATGAACTTGAGATACGGCAGGAGCGAAGGGCCGTAGTGGAGGAAACCAGGGAACAGATCCGTCAGATAGAAGGAGAGCGCCAGAGAATCGCGGCAGAAGAAGCGAAACGGCGGGCGGAAGAGGAACGTATCAGGAAAGCCGAGGAAGCCAGGAAGGCCGCTGCGGTGGTCCGGTATTCAGATCAGGACTATGAGGTGCTGAAACGGATCGTGGAGGCGGAGGCGGGGATCTGTGATACAAAGGGAAGGATCCTGGTAGCAAACGTGATCTTAAACCGGGTGAGAAGTGATGAATTCCCGGACAACATCACAGACGTGGTATATCAGAAGTCCCAGTTTTCTCCGGTATATGACGGAAGGCTTAATACATGTAAGGTAACAGACCAGACAGTGGAAGCGGTCAACCGCGCGCTGGCAGGGGAGGACTACTCCCAGGGAGCATTATATTTCATGAACCGGAAGCGCTCCCAGTCCGGCAATGTGCGCTGGTTCGACGGAAAACTGACTTTTCTGTTCCAGCACGAAAAGCATGAATTCTTTAAATAA
- a CDS encoding GNAT family N-acetyltransferase codes for MIYKLEKTECAEPLFAGWEETLIWSCLQKVMGVVYADDLKMPESAVAVLGDFWFFAGKPSEELALFEPKEGVGEFRLMIPQNEAWASVLQTAFGEKAKKTVRYATKKEPGIFDREKLAKMVNSLEEGYRLQLIDEVYYDWCREHGWSRDLVSNYEDYGRYRDLGIGVAVLKDGIPVAGASSYSSYQNGIEIEIDTQQEYRRQGLATACGAKLILECLGRGLYPSWDAQNRGSLALAEKLGYHFDREYVAFEVFTPFVSSK; via the coding sequence ATGATTTATAAATTGGAGAAAACAGAATGCGCAGAGCCGCTCTTTGCCGGATGGGAGGAGACACTGATCTGGTCATGTCTGCAAAAGGTAATGGGCGTGGTCTATGCCGATGACTTAAAAATGCCGGAATCTGCCGTGGCGGTATTGGGGGATTTCTGGTTTTTTGCGGGGAAGCCGTCAGAAGAACTGGCACTGTTTGAGCCGAAGGAGGGCGTCGGTGAATTTCGCCTTATGATCCCTCAAAATGAGGCATGGGCGTCAGTGCTCCAGACCGCTTTTGGAGAAAAGGCCAAAAAGACAGTGCGTTATGCCACGAAAAAAGAGCCAGGGATCTTTGACCGTGAAAAGCTTGCAAAAATGGTGAACAGCCTGGAGGAGGGGTATCGTCTTCAGTTGATTGATGAAGTATACTACGACTGGTGCAGGGAACATGGCTGGAGCAGGGATCTGGTGTCTAATTACGAGGATTATGGAAGGTACCGTGATCTGGGGATCGGAGTGGCAGTTCTCAAAGATGGTATTCCCGTGGCGGGGGCATCCTCCTATAGTTCCTATCAAAACGGAATTGAGATTGAGATCGACACACAACAGGAATACCGCAGACAGGGGCTTGCAACAGCCTGCGGCGCGAAGCTGATCTTAGAATGTTTAGGGAGAGGGCTGTATCCCAGCTGGGACGCCCAGAACAGAGGGTCTCTTGCGCTGGCGGAGAAGCTGGGGTATCATTTTGATCGTGAATATGTGGCGTTTGAAGTTTTTACTCCATTCGTTTCCTCAAAGTAA
- a CDS encoding pectinesterase family protein, translating into MHTGTYHIAQDGSGDFTSVSEALLALKEVEPGPVTLFMHSGVYREQVVIDRPYLTLVGQGADSTVLTYGLYARMPSDDIGRLGTFRSYSCLIDAHDVTARNLTFENSAGKGTDVGQALALYADGDRLVFDSCRFLGGQDTLFTAPLPPKEIEPNGFVGPGQMKPRTSGRHYYKNCYLEGDIDFVFGGAAAYFEKCEFFSKNTGQEINSYVTAASTPEGQAYGYVMDHCRFTGNCPPHSAYLGRPWREFAQTVLLNCHIGEHICEEGWHDWNKPQSRHMVLFAEYKSSGPSSDMKKRPGWVKKLTPAEAAHYSRPLVLGGADRWNP; encoded by the coding sequence ATGCATACAGGTACTTATCATATTGCGCAGGACGGCAGTGGGGACTTTACTTCGGTTTCGGAGGCGCTTTTGGCGCTGAAGGAGGTTGAGCCAGGGCCGGTGACTCTTTTTATGCACAGTGGGGTGTATAGGGAGCAAGTGGTGATCGACCGGCCTTATCTGACTCTTGTGGGGCAGGGTGCGGACTCTACGGTTTTGACTTATGGGCTGTATGCCCGGATGCCGAGTGACGACATTGGCCGGCTTGGGACCTTCCGCAGTTACTCCTGCCTGATTGACGCCCATGACGTGACGGCGCGGAACTTAACCTTTGAAAACAGCGCAGGGAAAGGGACGGACGTGGGGCAGGCGCTGGCGCTCTATGCGGATGGGGACAGGCTTGTGTTTGACAGCTGCCGCTTCCTGGGCGGGCAGGATACTCTGTTTACGGCTCCGCTCCCGCCAAAGGAGATCGAGCCAAACGGCTTTGTGGGACCCGGCCAGATGAAACCGCGGACCAGCGGACGTCATTATTATAAGAACTGTTACCTGGAGGGAGATATCGATTTCGTTTTTGGAGGCGCCGCCGCCTATTTTGAAAAATGCGAATTTTTTTCCAAAAATACAGGCCAGGAAATCAACAGCTATGTGACAGCCGCCTCCACGCCGGAGGGGCAGGCTTATGGATATGTGATGGATCACTGCCGTTTCACCGGGAACTGCCCGCCTCACTCCGCTTACTTGGGAAGGCCCTGGCGGGAGTTTGCGCAGACGGTGCTGCTAAACTGCCACATTGGAGAGCATATCTGCGAGGAAGGCTGGCATGACTGGAATAAGCCCCAGTCGCGCCATATGGTGCTCTTCGCCGAATACAAAAGCTCCGGTCCATCCTCTGACATGAAAAAACGCCCCGGCTGGGTGAAAAAACTCACTCCAGCCGAGGCGGCTCATTATAGCAGGCCGCTGGTACTTGGCGGCGCAGACCGCTGGAACCCGTAA